The nucleotide window GAATGTAGAGACGTTGCATGCAACGTCTCTACAAGGGTTACAGGTAACGCACCTTTAATTTCTGGAGATGTCTATTGTTCGTTGGTCATTGCGATGAACGATGAACAATGAACTGAATGACTAATGACTAATGACATTCACAGTAAGCACAAGCTTGAAGCAGGCGTCCGGTGTAGCAATCGGTCATACGGGATAGCTTTCGTTTAATATTGAAGAATGCCGACAGTTTTAAGAATAAGCGCTTACCGATTCTACTTTTACAGTCATGAGCCAAACGAGCCACCGCATATACACATTGACCGCGATGACTCATCATACCAAATCCGCAACGATTACCCCCTTTATGTCGCTCGGCTGTAGAGACGTTTCATGAAACGTCTCTACAATGTTTAGGCCAAAAATTCTCATGGGGTAACCAACCAGGATTTGGTATCAGCTAAATTTTGGCTAGAACCAGTCAGCTTAGCAAATAATATTGGTTTTAGCGCTAAAGAACTTCGGAAATTGCAGTTAATGGTACAAGAGAATCAAATAAGGCTTGTGGAGGCATGGTATGGGTATTTTGGCGATTCGAGCAGACGAGAGAGTTAAGGATGTTCGCTTTACAGAAGAAACAATCAGTGTCGATTTAATGGACGGTCGAACGATTAGTGTACCTCTAGTCTGGTATCCGATACTGCTTCAGGCTACACCCGAACAACGATCGCAGTGGGAAGTCTGTGGTGGAGGTTACGGTATTCACTGGGAGGAGATAGACGAGGATCTCAGCACAGAAGGAATGTTACGCGGTGCGCCTGCTCCCAGAGTATCAGTTATGGGTAGTTGAAGTTGAGTTACTAGCCTCAAATAGCTTTCAAAGTAGATCGGTGGATGTCGATGGTTCTAGATGTAGTGGACAGGATTTTGTACCTCGAATTTGACGTTGGAATTGACAATGCGACCATGTAGAAATTTCACAACCAGTCTGCCATCTTCTCTACGAGAACTAGCATTTCTATCGAACACACCTTCAATCATCTGAGAACCCTCCCAGTTGACTATCTGGACATGAGTGATCTTTTGGAATTTGTCTTCAGCAACAACCCAAGCTTGTGATTCACCACTAGCAAGCAGTTCAAGCAAGTTGTCTCTTGTTCGCACTTGGAGAGTAAGTTTTGACATGACTTGATTTATCTTGGCTGTGTTCTATTTTACAATAAGAGTAGATGATATAATTGTTTGATATGCTTGAATAGTTTGTTGCGCGATCGCACTCCAACTATACTCTTTCAAAGCACACTCTTTTGCCTTTAAACCCTTCCTCTGTCGTTCAGCTTTATCTCTTAAGGCTAACCGCAACATTTCTGTAAGGGATTCTACAGTTAAAGAGCAAACCCAACCTGCTTGTGCTTTTTGGACATCTTCCCAAATATAGACTCCTTCGGAAATAACTACAGGTATTCCTGCTACCATAGCTTCCGCCACCGCAATGCCGAAATTTTCGTAGTAAGAAGGCAGCACGAATAAATCCGCATTTTGTAGTAATGATGCTTTGCGATCGCCTGTCACAAATCCAGTAATTGTTGTATGCAAATTTATTGGCGAAGCTTCAATTTGTGCTTTGATTTTCCCTTCATAATCCTGGTCTTGCGGATTACCACCAGCTAAAATAAACTGAAATTTTATACCTTCAGCCAACAAATTTTCCAAGGCGGGAATTAACAAATTTAGTCCCTTTTTCGGGTCAATCCGAGACATGAAAAGTATTTGGGGAATGTCAACAGATGGTTTATCTGTGTCGATCGCAGATAACTTATCTGTTACATTCGTTACCACACCCAGCGGAATCACCAAATCTCGCGTCGATACCCCAAATCGTGCCGAAATTTTGGCTTCCTGGGTACTGGTGAAGTGAATAGCCGCTGCACCTGCTATATTCGGCTTTTCTAGCAATGCTGCATAAATAAGCTTCAACAACCTTTTCTTACGCAGATCGGCAGGGTCAAGAGTGCCAAGGGGACGTAGGATGTAGGGGAGATGGCGCGATCGGGCCACAAAAGCCGCACAAGACGATACTGGCGAGAACAGCGCGTGAATATGCGCCAAGTCAAACTCCGCAGCGTGTTTACCCAGCCATCTCAGCAATTCAAGTGAAAATTTATACCTGCGAAATGGAGAACAACGGAAATAGCGGATCTTGTAGCCATCCTGCTCTACTGGGCGATCCAGAGGTACATCTAACGGCGCTTGTCCTGCATCTCCGTTAGAATCGGTAGTAAGAATTGTTACTTCTACACCCGATCGGGCCAGCGCAGCAGAAAGACCCAATACCATCTGACTGGGGCCACCGTAGACTAGGGAAATTGAAGGGATAATCTGGAGAATTTTCATATAAATTACATATTTTAAATTTTGTCCTTGTTTATAGTTAATGGCTAATTGCGATCGACAACAAACAAATAGTTATTAGCCATTTGCCTCTTCCAATCGGGTATAAACTTGACCATCGTTCCAGCCAGATTGAGCTATACTGGCGATCGCACTGATAAATCCCAGGCTATAAGATCCCATACGTCCTATCACTTTGGGTAAAGACTTGCTTTTGCGCGAGGCTAGACTTGCCAAAACTTGATCTTGAAACAAGCTAGATGAAAAATTCAACATTTGCTTGGGAGTCAGGTTTTTGAAGCCCATGAGGAAATGATTGTGATAAAACGTGATTTGATATTCGAGCGATCGCGTACTTATATCATGACATCCACCTGTCTCTTCCCCCAAATGAACCAAATACGCCTCCGGATCGTACCAAATCTTATAACCAGTTTGTCGTATCCGCAGACAAAAATCCGATTCTTCCCGCACCGCACTACCGCGAAACCGTTCATCAAACCACAACCCATACTTATCAAAAATCTCTCGCCGGAACGACATATTACAACCCCTTGCCGTGATCACCTGTTGCGGTTTGACAGTATGAACTAAATTAAGATAATATAATCCAATTCCGGGCTCCATTGCTTCTGGAGGTAAGTAATCGATCGTCAACCCCTCCTCAGACTCAGCCAGCTTCATGCGATCCAAAACGCGACCGGCTACAGATCCAACATCTGGACGTTCTAAATAATTGCGAACATGAGCAGCTAAAAATCCCGATGGTAACTGAACATCATCATCAATAAATAGAATAATTTCCCCCTTCGAGCGTCGCACACCATAATTACGCGCACCCGGTAAACTAGCCCAATCAACGCGGCACCAACAAATTTGAGCAGCTTTTTCCAATTCTTCTAAATAAGCTTGCGTTTCCAACTGATGCGTCTTGGTTTGATCTACAACCACAACTTCAAAATTCGGATAATCTTGCTGAACCAGATCGAAAAGCGTATCTCGTAAAGCCTGCTCTCGTTCGTAAGTAGGGACAATCACTGAAATCCAAGGATAGTTCATAATTAGTTGTTACTTTTAGGTTTGAGTTTTAGACAAAAAAGGTTTGATTCAGCTATTCCGTTGCCACGCTATTAGCTAAACGCTTATTCTTCTTTGAAGACTGGTTTTCCAGTTCGGCATTCATTTTTTCCTGCTTATCCAGTTCTGGCAATTTTAAAAGCACCCCAGCAAAAAACCAATAGTAAACAGCAACTGGATCGACATCCAAAGGATAGTAGTAAGTTTGGTAGCTAATAAACAAAATAAAAACCCAAAAACAGGCTCCAAAGCTTCGCAAACTCGGATCTCGGAGAGAGCGGTAAGCCTTGAAAGTAAATACTGTCAGAGACGTAACCAAAGCCAAAAACGCGATTAGTCCAACTGGGCCAATCTCGTGCATCACCTTGGGAAACCAAGTTTCTATCAGGGCAGTATCGCCAAAGACGCGGGCAGAGTTTGTTGCTCGGCCCAATCCTAAACCAATTAAAGAACCCTTAAGGTTCTTCCAAGTAAACTCAAATTGATAAAAGATAAAATCGTCAGCCGGTGAAGCCTCCCAACGACTCGTAAAACTATCTATCCGTTCTTGGATAATACTGGGAAACAGCAATGCACCAATTCCCAATACAACCGCTAACCCAATGACGATAGGTATAAAGCGTTTAAGGTTAGCAACTTGCCCTGTTAATACCAGCAGAATCACCATTGAGATTGGCGCCAGGAGTAGAGCAATTCTCTGACCGGAAATAACGGCTATCACCAAATCCGCAGCCATTCCCAGCAAGCCAACAGTTCGCCAGCGAGCTGAGGGGTCACTGAAAGCAGTTGCAAAGGTGAAATAAGCATTCGCGATAATGAACCAGCCCCACTGCCAGGGTGCTACAAAAGTTCCCGGCAAGCGGATTACCCCCTGTTCGGGACTATACAGTAGAGAGCCACCGACCAGACACCGTGCATCTAAGGAAGCTTTAAATAAATCCGCTCCTTCCAAAAACTGGGTGCCAGCGCATCGACCTGTTACTAGAAATCTGTACTGCACAAAGCAAAGGCCAAAACAGATTAGTGCCAGAACTACGTGCAAGCGTGTCATCAAGAGAACATCTTTTTTATTGCGGATGAGGTAATACGCGCAAGTGATTAAGGGAATGTATCCCATTAGTACTTTTAAGCCCAGAATGCCCATTGCAAATGGTTTTTCGGGCGGCTTAGCAGTCATCTGCTGCGACCCGTTGACAAAAAATAAAGTCATCAGACAACAAGCCAGCAGGATAATCAGCCAGGGCTTTAGACCTTTAGGGATAATTATGGGTAGTCGCTTTCGCTGACACTCTTGGATAATGCTAACGAGTCCGGGGATATACAAACCATCTTTTGCCAGCTGTAGGACTGGACTGTTGCCAAGGCTGTAAACGATGGTGCCAGCAAAGGGCATATAGATGAGGAACGCCCAAAGCGCTTGTCGGGGGTATTTGAAGGAAAAGGCGAGGCAAATTATACCTGCGATCGCTCCTATAGCTCCTTTAGGCCCACTCAAAGGAATGGCCATCATGCCGATAAAAGCAGCACCAAAGACAGCCGAGGTAGAAAAGCTAATCAATTCCTTCCGCTCTTTGGCAGCTTTTCTTTTTTCTGCTAACTGCTCCTTCAGGCTTAAGGTTGACTTAGCAGTACCTTGCTTTTTGGATTTGGACTTTGATTTCTTTTTGGGCACGATTTAAATTTGAGCAACTGTCCCAGGATAGAAAAATGCCATAGCACTCTGTTATAACATTCACGACGCTACTCGACCAGTGAAGCGTTTTTCCCCTCTGCCCCTCTCTCCTTCTCCCCTCCCCGTCCCACGGGGAGGGGTAGGGGGTGGGGTTGCCCCTCTCTCTGTGGCCATAATAATTCAGACACAACCGGAAACGATATCAGCCCCTATAGGGTCGCCAAACGGGGAAAAACGAGATAGGGAGAACGAGAAAAACATATTTTCCCCATCTCAGAATGCCCCATTTCTCATGCCCGATCGCCAACTGGTAAGTTATATATATATCCGAACAAAAACTGATTTATGTTTGACGCACTATCTGAACGCTTAGAAGGGGCCTGGAAAAAGCTGCGGGGGCAGGATCGCATATCCCATGCCAATATTCAAGAGGCGCTGGGGGAAGTCCGCCGCGCCCTCCTGCAAGCGGATGTGAATCTCCAAGTCATAAAAGATTTTATTGCCGAAATCGAAACCAAGGCCCAAGGTGCCGAGGTAATTACAGGCGTGCGGCCCGACCAACAGTTTATCAAAATTGTCTACGACGAACTGTTGGCCGTGATGGGGGAAACCAACGTTCCCCTAGCTCATGCTGACACTTCTCCCACGATTATCCTGATGGCCGGGTTGCAGGGGACGGGTAAAACCACTGCTGCGGCCAAGTTGGCTTTGCATCTGCGTAAAGAGAACCGGACGGCGATGCTAGTCGCGACTGACGTTTACCGACCGGCAGCAATTGACCAGTTGGTAACCCTGGGTAAGCAAATTGACGTGCCGGTGTTTGAACTGGGAACTGATACGAACCCGGTGGAGATTGCCCGTCAGGGTGTGGAACGAGCAAAGGCAGAAGGCGTCGATACGGTGATTATCGATACGGCAGGTCGCCTCCAAATTGACCAGGACATGATGGCGGAGTTGGCCCGGATCGCGCAAACGGTGAAACCTCACGAAACCCTGCTGGTGGTAGACGCCATGACGGGTCAGGAGGCGGCGAATCTTACCCGCACGTTCCACGACCAAATCGGCATCACAGGGGCGATTCTCACTAAGCTGGATGGGGATACTCGCGGCGGTGCAGCCCTATCGGTGCGGCGAATTTCCGGTCAGCCAATTAAGTTTATCGGTACTGGCGAGAAGGTTGAAGCCCTGCAACCCTTCTACCCAGACCGAATGGCATCGCGAATTCTGGGTATGGGCGATGTCCTGACGCTGGTGGAAAAGGCGCAGGAACAAATCGACTTTACAGACGCCGAGAAGATGCAGGAGAAAATCCTGTCGGCGAAGTTTGATTTTACGGATTTCCTCAAGCAGATGCGCTTGATGAAGAATATGGGTTCATTTGGCGGTTTGCTGAAGATGCTTCCCGGAATGCCCAAAATTTCCGATCAGCAGTTGCAAGAGGCAGAAGTAAAGCTCAAACAGACTGAGGCGATGATTAATTCTATGACTGTGGAAGAACGTCGCAACCCGGAGTTGTTGGCGTCTACTCCCAGTCGGCGGCGGCGGATTGGTCGGGGTTCTGGTTATGGGGAGTCGGAAGTCAGCAAGTTGGTGACCGATTTCCAAAAAATGCGAAGTCTGATGCAGCAGATGGGGCAAGGCGGTTTACCTGGAATGGCGGGTATGGGTGGAATGGGTGGGGGAATGTCTCCCTTCGGCGGCGGTGGGAATCGTCCGTCGGCTCCGGGTTGGCGGGGCTATAACGAACAGACTGGTAAGAAGAAACCGAAAAAGGAGAAAAAGAAGAAAGGTTTCGGTCAGCTGTAGCTAAGGCGTGCGATCGCGAAAGCTCTATGCCCAACATCAGGCTACAATGATTGTTTAGTCAAAATTGCGAACGTTATTTTTTCGGCATGATCAAACTGCGCTTAAAACGATACGGTAAAAAGCGGGAGGCCAGCTACCGGATTGTAGCTATGCCAAGTACCTCTCGCCGCGATGGTCGTCCTTTGGAAGAACTCGGTTTTTACAACCCCAGAACCGATGAAACACGGCTAGATGTTCCAGCGATCCTCAAACGACTCAAAGATGGTGCCCAACCTACTGACACCGTTCGCAACATCCTCAAAAAAGCCAATGTCTTCGAGCAGGTTAGTGCCTCAGTTACCCAGTAACGGCCAAATCCAACCCCAAGTAGCTATTCCAGACTATGGTGGGCTGGTAAAATTTTTGGTGCAGCCTTTCTTAGAATCTCAGGAGTCTTTGAAAGTAGACTGCGAAATATCTGCTAGTAGTCCACGGGTTTGGATTCGCGTCGCTTTTGAAGGAGAGGATAAAGGCCGAGTCTTCGGTCGGGGCGCACGTAATATTCAAGCCATTCGGACGGCTCTAGAAGCAGCTGCTAGAGCATCTGGACAATCCGTGTATCTTGATATATACGGCGGAGTATTCGTGGAACACGAGACTGGGCCACCGCCTAGTCGAACCGGAACGCGAACACTTCCACCTCCCTCCTCAGTTGCGCCTAAGTCGTCTCCTAGACTGCGCTCCCGCTAGCGTGTAAATTAGTGAGGATCTGTAAAACTTACAGGTTGACGCCACAGCCTTAATCCAAAAACGTTGATTGGCGTCAACACTTTTATACAAGTTTTAAAAGGCAGGTGAATAAAAGCAAATGTCAGAAGTCCGTTTGGGTGAAAATGAGTCGATCGATTCTGCTTTGAGACGTTTCAAAAAAAAGATTCAAAAAGCTGGGATTTTGTACGAAGTCAAGCGTCGCGAACGTTACGAAAAGCCTAGCCTTCGTCGGAAGCGCAAAGCGGAAGCATCCCGCAAGCACCGTTATTAGAAAGGGATCTTCCGTATTTAGTATGCTATTTGAGTTCTCGATCAGAGGAGCAGAGGAATAAAAATGTTATTTTTTTGAACAAAAGCATAACAACTCGAAAGAGCCAAAAATACCTACTACTAAAAGTAGGTAAAATATCAATACCCACTCAATCTGCTGGGGAATACTTGTAGGGAATGGTAGACGGCACAACGATTGAACTGCCGAGTAGAGAAAGCGCGATCGCCCTTAGCGGAGATCGAGAAGAAAATCTCAAAACCCTGGCGCGGCAAACAGGCGCAACGCTAGTGCTGCGCGGGCAAGAATTACTGATTTCAGGAACGGCGAATCAAGTTGACCTCTGCGGGCGATTGGTGCGATCGCTCGAAGACTTTTGGAAACATGGCAAAAGCATCACTAGCGTGGAGATCCTTACAGCTCGTCAAGCTCTGGATACCCAGCGTACCGACGAGCTGCAAGACTTACAGCGAGACATTCTCGCCCGTACCCGCCGTGGCGATGAAATCCGCGCCAAAACCTTCCGGCAGCGGCAGTACGTCCAAGCCGTGCGTACCCACGACCTCACCTTTTGCGTCGGGCCAGCCGGTACCGGCAAAACCTTCCTGGCAGCAGTTCTAGCTGTTCAAGCCCTGTTGGCAAATCAGTACGAACGAATCATCCTCACCCGACCAGCAGTAGAAGCGGGCGAAAAACTGGGCTTTCTGCCTGGAGACTTACAGCAGAAAATTGACCCGTTTCTTCGCCCTCTCTACGACGCTTTATACGAACTCATCGACCCTGAAAAAATTGCCAACTTGATGGAACGAACCGTAATAGAAGTAGCTCCTTTAGGCTATATGCGGGGTCGCACCCTCAACAACGCTTTTGTAATTCTCGATGAAGCCCAGAACACCACACCAGCTCAGATGAAAATGGTGCTGACGCGCCTTGGTTTCCGTTCTCGTATGGTAGTAACCGGAGACATCACCCAAACCGATTTGCCTTCAAACCAACCATCTGGCTTAGCAGTAGCCCAAAAAATTCTCCAGCACGTCGAAGGCATAGCCTTTTGCCATTTCTCCCAGGCTGATGTAGTCCGCCATCCCCTCGTCCAAAGAATTGTCGCAGCTTACGAGCAATACGAACAATAGCTTATTGCAAATTGCAAATTTAATTTTTAAATTTGCAATCTGAAATTTTAGATCTGAAATTACCAATTACCCATTTTGATATGACTGCTAATTTGAAAGAATTTCTGGAAGCTTGCGAAACATTGGGAACACTACGTTTAATTGTGACCAGCAGCGCAGCTGTCTTGGAAGTACGCGGATCTCTAAGCAAGCTATTCTACGCTGAATTACCCAAAGGTAAGTACGCCAATATGCACGCCGACATTTTCGAGTTTCACCTAAATATGGACGCCATTAAACAGGTGAAATTTGAAACTGGTGAATCAAAACGGGGTAACTTTACCACCTATGCGATTCGCTTTTTGGATGAAAAACAAGAGCCAGCCTTAAGCGCATTTCTCCAGTGGGGCAAGCCAGGTGAATACGAGCCGGGACAGGTAGAAACTTGGCAGCAACTACAAGAGAAATACGGGGAAGTTTGGGAACCTGCGCCTGTGGAGGTTATTTAATTGGATTTTTTAACCACGAAGACACGAAGAAGAGTTTTGAGAGGGATTTGGAGTTTTTGTCTGGTTTTTGTGTTCCTGTTCTGGGGCGGTGAGGCAAAGGCAGGCGTACTGGCCGAAAGATTGGCTCAATTTCCCCAGTGGAATACTAAACCGCCAACTCAGAAGGTGGCTGCGGCTGAAGATTTAATGTATCCATATTGGATTGCCGGAACTTGGAATGTTACGAGTACTCTTGTGGATTTGGTGGCACCTTTGGCACCAGATATTGTGACGCCTGGTTTTGAAAATAATCGACGGTATCTCAATGAACCAGTAACTTTTCCAGTGCGTTTTCAAGTCGTAAACCAAAATGATTTTCAATTTTCAATTTTCAATCCAAAATCTAAAATCCAAAATCTAAAATTACAGGGCTCGGTGGTAGCCGATCGAGCTTTCAATGGGTTGAATATAGCTACGGCGGTTTTGGGCTCTAGCGCTATCTTATCCGTCAAAACAGACCCGCATAATCCCAACCGTCAGATTACTTTACTCCCCGGAGAGCGTCAACTTGTCTCAATTGTTACCAGTCGAGCAAGTGAAATTCCTAATCCCGATCAATTCATTTCGACAGAAGTTTCTCAACAAATATTTCGCAGTCCTACTCAACTTTATTTGAATCAGGTAGAAACTACAACTGCTTACAGAAGACTTCAGGCACCAGGTGCAGTAATTGAGGCAGATCAAATAACTGCTGTTTACCTATCGCCCCAAGACCCAAATTATTTTGCTGCTGCTGAAAGGCCAGTTGCTCTCTATCGCTATCGCTTAGAATTTTTTCCATAATCAAAGGAGGTTAAGGTGTGAAAAATTTTATTAATAATATTTTTTTAATTGGCGAGCAAATTTTAATGTGTCCTCAACTATTATTATTCTATTTGTCTAGCGAGAAAGAAGTTATCGTAGCGGATGTAAAACGGTGGGTAGAAATATTTCAATGGAAGAGTACATCCGATTTAAGTAATTTGTTGTCTTTAACGGCAAAGAAACAAGAGTTTAGAAACTTATATTATTACAGAATAGCTAAAGGTAATTTTGCAGCTAGATTGGTGATGCGAATAATTAATATTTTTTATAAAGAATGCCCTTATCTCTTTTTAGATCTGTCTAGCAATATCGGCCCTGGTCTATTTATTCAGCACGGGTTTAGCACAATTATTATGGCAGATATAGGAGAAAACTGCTGGATTAACCAACAGGTATCAATTGGCTACAAAGATAAAACTGGTCGGCCTAAAATTGGGGATAATGTCAGAATAACGGCTGGGGCAAAAGTGCTAGGTAATATAACTGTTGGGAACAATGTTACTGTAGGTGCTAATGCAGTTGTAATTAAAAATGTGCCTGATAATTGTGTGGTCGTAGGAGTTCCAGCTTACATTGTCAAAAAGAATGGTTTGAAAGTGAAAGAAGAATTAGTCTGATGCAGCAACCAAAGGTAATTTTTTTAGATGCAGTCGGCACTTTATTTGGAGTTCGCGGTAGTGTAGGGGAAGTCTACAGCGAAATAGCGCTTCGGTTTGGAATAGAAGTTTCAGCTAAAGCGTTGGATCGAGCTTTCTACAATAGCTTTAAATCAAGTAGTAGGATGGCTTTTCCAGGAGTTGAACGGCAAGAAATACCGAACAAAGAATTTGAGTGGTGGAACGCGATCGCAATTCAAACTTTCCAATCGGCGGGCGCTTTTCACCAATTTGCCGACTTTTCTAGTTTTTTTGCCGAACTTTATGCCTACTTTGCTAAAGCTAACCCTTGGTTTATCTATCCCGATGTTCTTCCTGCTTTGGAATACTGGCGCAAACAGGGTATTGAATTAGGTATAGTTTCTAATTTTGATTCTCGGATTTACTCTGTTTTGTCAGATCTCCATTTGGCAAAGTTTTTCACCTCAATTACGATTTCCACAGAAGTGGGTGCAGCTAAACCAGAACCAGAAATTTTTGTTAAAGGTTTGCACAAACATGACTGTCCATCTGAAGCTGCATGGCATATTGGCGACAGTTTTAAAGAAGATTATCAAGGTGCCAAGGCAGCTGGATTAAGAGCAATTTGGCTGAAGCGAAGCGAACCTTTCCTGTAATATATAAAAGTATTGAGATATTAGTTATTATGCCTTACAAGTTACTATTCGTCTGCCTGGGTAACATCTGCCGATCGCCTTCAGCAGAAAATATCATGAATCACCTAGTTCAGCAAGCGGGACTCAGGGATTCGGCTTCGCAGACGGGAGGCGATCGCATTATCTGCGACTCCGCTGGCACTTCCAGTTATCATACTGGCAGTCCCCCAGACCGACGGATGACCCAAGCAGCTCAACTTCGAGGAATCAAACTCCGAGGTGAAGCACGCCAGTTTAAAAAATCAGACTTTGAGGAATTCGACTTAATTCTGGCAATGGATAAGCAAAATTACCGAGATATTCTCTCTCTCGATCCAACTGGCAAGTATCGGGATAAAGTGAGATTGATGTGCGACTTTTGTACTCGTCACACCCTTAAAGAGGTTCCCGATCCCTACTATGGTGGCCCAGAAGGATTCGATCGGGTGATAGATTTATTGTTAGATGCCTGCGAAGGTCTGCTGCAATACATTATTGGCGATCGAATAAAAGAACTGGATACTGGGGAGTAGGGTAATTTTAGATTTTAGATTTTAGATTTTAGATTTTAGGTTTTAGATTTCAAGTTGAAATATCTCTTCAATTCTTCAATCTGCAATCTAAAAGCTTTCCCTCTGCCCCTCTGCCCCTCTGCCCCTCTGCCCCTAGCAAGAAAGCCCCTATTCCACCAGATGTTGTTCCATCGCAAAACGAACCAGTTCTGTGCGGTTGCTAGTAGTAGTTTTTCTCAGAAGGCTACTGACGTACTTTTCAATTGTTCTGGAGCTCAAGTGCAGGCGATCGCCAATTTCAGCATTTGAGAAACCGTGAGGTATCAAATCCAGTACTTCCTGTTCTCGCTTGCTCAACTTGCATTCTTTTAAGACTGTCTTAGTTGTGTCAAGGAGGGTTGTCGATTTTGTCGATTCCTGGTTTCTGATCAGCGAGTCAGATTGATCTATCTTTCGATGGAGGAGATTGCGAATTATTGCCCCCAATTCATTTATTTCAAATGGTTTGGGAAGATAGAGATCGCATCCTAACTCGT belongs to Argonema galeatum A003/A1 and includes:
- a CDS encoding serine O-acetyltransferase: MKNFINNIFLIGEQILMCPQLLLFYLSSEKEVIVADVKRWVEIFQWKSTSDLSNLLSLTAKKQEFRNLYYYRIAKGNFAARLVMRIINIFYKECPYLFLDLSSNIGPGLFIQHGFSTIIMADIGENCWINQQVSIGYKDKTGRPKIGDNVRITAGAKVLGNITVGNNVTVGANAVVIKNVPDNCVVVGVPAYIVKKNGLKVKEELV
- a CDS encoding response regulator transcription factor, with the translated sequence MPLIIVVADDDLAIRLFVTEYLEMYGYSAIAAEDGQEALELVEAYRPHLLVTDIMMPRMDGYELVRQVRQRPEFRQLPVILLTERRSTEERIRGYELGCDLYLPKPFEINELGAIIRNLLHRKIDQSDSLIRNQESTKSTTLLDTTKTVLKECKLSKREQEVLDLIPHGFSNAEIGDRLHLSSRTIEKYVSSLLRKTTTSNRTELVRFAMEQHLVE
- a CDS encoding HAD-IA family hydrolase gives rise to the protein MQQPKVIFLDAVGTLFGVRGSVGEVYSEIALRFGIEVSAKALDRAFYNSFKSSSRMAFPGVERQEIPNKEFEWWNAIAIQTFQSAGAFHQFADFSSFFAELYAYFAKANPWFIYPDVLPALEYWRKQGIELGIVSNFDSRIYSVLSDLHLAKFFTSITISTEVGAAKPEPEIFVKGLHKHDCPSEAAWHIGDSFKEDYQGAKAAGLRAIWLKRSEPFL
- a CDS encoding ChuX/HutX family heme-like substrate-binding protein; amino-acid sequence: MTANLKEFLEACETLGTLRLIVTSSAAVLEVRGSLSKLFYAELPKGKYANMHADIFEFHLNMDAIKQVKFETGESKRGNFTTYAIRFLDEKQEPALSAFLQWGKPGEYEPGQVETWQQLQEKYGEVWEPAPVEVI
- a CDS encoding DUF6816 family protein, with the protein product MFLFWGGEAKAGVLAERLAQFPQWNTKPPTQKVAAAEDLMYPYWIAGTWNVTSTLVDLVAPLAPDIVTPGFENNRRYLNEPVTFPVRFQVVNQNDFQFSIFNPKSKIQNLKLQGSVVADRAFNGLNIATAVLGSSAILSVKTDPHNPNRQITLLPGERQLVSIVTSRASEIPNPDQFISTEVSQQIFRSPTQLYLNQVETTTAYRRLQAPGAVIEADQITAVYLSPQDPNYFAAAERPVALYRYRLEFFP
- a CDS encoding low molecular weight protein-tyrosine-phosphatase, which produces MPYKLLFVCLGNICRSPSAENIMNHLVQQAGLRDSASQTGGDRIICDSAGTSSYHTGSPPDRRMTQAAQLRGIKLRGEARQFKKSDFEEFDLILAMDKQNYRDILSLDPTGKYRDKVRLMCDFCTRHTLKEVPDPYYGGPEGFDRVIDLLLDACEGLLQYIIGDRIKELDTGE